Proteins encoded in a region of the Phacochoerus africanus isolate WHEZ1 chromosome 8, ROS_Pafr_v1, whole genome shotgun sequence genome:
- the NLRP2 gene encoding LOW QUALITY PROTEIN: NACHT, LRR and PYD domains-containing protein 2 (The sequence of the model RefSeq protein was modified relative to this genomic sequence to represent the inferred CDS: inserted 2 bases in 1 codon; substituted 1 base at 1 genomic stop codon), with protein MLPSAQLHFHLQPLLEQLDQQELSKFKSLPKALSLQEDLQCVPQMALDEASGXEMLTKHCPGYWVEMVATQVFDKTDGTDLSERPRVRSGVSRIESTGTDLSERPRVRSGVSRIKSALGLWGKKQESPWFSKWLLRGRGRDGRGVGETALKSLQENKPPSRVSSLQFFFSHSDSTPSLGSFPGLSNFIHLVINQGIPPWGKAIVCRDYTDAGTKCESLEDTRPHREEEDEPSRSWNVPGGGNQMKWTPPGRPLHALSPTSSSPLFTTPDRLPEIFRCSGTSDRISAQMRRGDLVQEGDLPRESLRNALKKKSWQIWQNSRPGASEHVHIFTRRYEAPVPFCNPQVPTGPFPHTVVLHGPAGVGKTTVAKKLMLDWTQNGLAQAVHSAFYLSCKDLSHRGMCTFAELIAAAGPAAREAVPQLPALAQEILLVVDGFEELRVPSGALVRDLCGDLKQPKPVAVLLGSLLRRKMLPRATLVITTRPGALRELRLLAEQPLFVEIEGFLEPDKKAYFLEHFGEERQALRAFALMKGNAALFRLGSAPAVCRIVCTCLKAQMEGGEDPASTCQTTTSLFLRFLCSQFAPAPGACPRPRLQAALRAACLLAAEGAWTQTSVFDGDDLGRLGLTPSALCPFLDKQILQKSGDCGGCYSFVHLSVQQLLAAMVYVLETEEEEEAAAAGGEAGSCTWDIGDVQKLLSKEERRKNPDLTRVGSFLFGLLNEERARELETTFGCRVSGAVRRELLKCRSESDGNGPFSSMMDAKEMLHWLHESQEEQLVKDAMAHVQEIAVHLTSAFEMGEASFCLKHCQDLRKISLQVGKRIFLENDSMQKSGTQAERSLNDPLLPFWMDLCSVFDTDRNLLFLDISXSFLSFSAVRILCEKVASATSSLQKVILKNMSPADAYRNLCIAFGGQETLTHLTLQGNDQDDMLPPLCEVLRHPKCNLQYLRLASCAATRRQWTDLSCCLHVNQSLTRLNLTANEVLDKAAKQRYVTLGHPKCCLQRLSLENCQLTEASCKELSSALTVNQRLTHLCLAKNTLGDRGVKLLCEGLSYPECQLQTLVLWCCNITGDGCSHLSTLVQQNSNLTHLDLGLNHIGIVGLKFLCEALKKLLCNLRSLWWWGCALSPFCCADLSSALRSNQNLMTLDPGQNSLGYNGVKMLCDALKHQRCPLKTLRLKIDESDAQVQKLLKDTKENNPQLTIESDRRNPKNNRPSSHDFIF; from the exons ATGCTGCCTTCTGCACAGCTGCATTTCCACCTGCAGCCCCTTCTGGAACAGCTCGACCAGCAGGAGTTGAGCAAGTTCAAATCTCTGCCGAAGGCCCTTTCCCTGCAAGAGGACTTACAGTGTGTCCCCCAGATGGCGCTGGACGAGGCCAGTGG AGAAATGCTCACCAAACACTGTCCCGGCTACTGGGTGGAGATGGTCGCCACCCAGGTCTTTGACAAGACGGACGGGACGGATCTGTCTGAGAGGCCAAGGGTGCGCTCGGGGGTGAGCAGAATAGAGTCCACAGGGACGGATCTGTCTGAGAGGCCAAGGGTGCGCTCGGGGGTGAGCAGAATCAAGTCCGCACTGGGTCTCTGGGGAAAGAAGCAGGAGTCTCCGTGGTTTTCGAagtggttgctaaggggaagggggagggatggacggggagtggGGG AAACAGCTTTGAAGTCACTGCAGGAAAATAAGCCTCCATCACGAG TGTCGAGCTTGCAATTTTTCTTCTCCCATTCGGACTCCACCCCGTCCCTGGGTTCCTTCCCAGGACTAAGTAACTTCATCCACCTCGTCATAAACCAGGGAATTCCTCCTTGGGGAAAAGCCATTGTCTGCAG GGATTACACGGATGCGGGAACCAAGTGTGAGAGCCTGGAAGACACCCGGCCGCATCGAGAAGAAGAGGACGAGCCAAGCCGGTCTTGGAACGTCCCGGGTGGAGGAAACCAAATGAAATGGACCCCGCCGGGCCGCCCTCTCCACGCGCTCTCTCCAACCTCGTCCTCTCCGCTGTTCACAACCCCCGACCGGCTCCCAGAAAT TTTCAGATGCTCCGGCACCTCTGACCGCATCAGCGCACAGATGAGGAGAGGAGACCTGGTCCAGGAGGGCGATTTGCCTCGAGAGTCGCTGAG AAATGCACTGAAGAAGAAGTCCTGGCAAATCTGGCAGAATTCACGGCCTGGTGCCAGTGAACACGTCCACATTTTCACACGGAGATATGAGGCCCCGGTCCCATTCTGCAATCCTCAAGTGCCCACAGGGCCGTTTCCTCACACTGTGGTCCTGCACGGTCCTGCTGGCGTCGGGAAAACCACAGTGGCAAAGAAGCTGATGCTGGACTGGACCCAGAACGGCCTGGCCCAGGCCGTCCACTCCGCCTTCTATCTCAGCTGCAAGGACCTCAGCCACAGGGGGATGTGCACGTTTGCAGAGCTGATCGCCGCGGCCGGGCCGGCTGCGCGGGAGGCCGTTCCGCAGCTCCCGGCCCTAGCCCAGGAGATCCTGCTCGTCGTCGACGGCTTCGAGGAGCTGCGGGTACCCTCGGGGGCCCTCGTCCGTGACCTGTGTGGCGACTTGAAGCAGCCGAAGCCAGTGGCCGTCCTCCTGGGGAGTCTGCTGAGGAGGAAGATGCTGCCCAGGGCCACGCTGGTGATCACCACGCGCCCGGGGGCCCTGCGAGAGCTGCGGCTCCTGGCGGAACAGCCGCTCTTCGTGGAGATCGAGGGCTTCCTGGAGCCCGACAAGAAGGCCTACTTCCTGGAGCACTTCGGGGAGGAGAGGCAGGCCCTGCGAGCTTTCGCCCTGATGAAGGGCAACGCAGCGCTGTTCCGGCTGGGCTCGGCCCCCGCCGTGTGCCGGATCGTCTGCACCTGTCTGAAGGCGCAGATGGAGGGCGGCGAGGACCCCGCCTCGACCTGCCAGACCACCACGTCGCTGTTCCTGCGCTTCCTCTGCAGCCAGTTCGCCCCGGCTCCGGGCGCCTGCCCCCGTCCGCGCCTCCAGGCTGCGCTGAGGGCTGCGTGTCTCCTGGCCGCCGAGGGCGCGTGGACACAGACGTCTGTGTTCGACGGGGACGACCTCGGGAGGCTCGGGCTCACACCGTCGGCCCTCTGTCCTTTCCTGGACAAGCAGATTCTCCAGAAGAGCGGCGACTGTGGGGGCTGCTACTCTTTCGTCCACCTCAGCGTCCAGCAGTTGCTCGCGGCCATGGTCTACGTCCTGGagacggaggaggaggaggaggcggcggcggcgggaggcgAGGCAGGGAGCTGCACGTGGGACATCGGGGACGTGCAGAAGCTGCTGTCCAAGGAGGAGAGACGAAAGAACCCCGACCTGACCCGCGTGGGGTCCTTCTTGTTCGGCCTCCTGAACGAAGAGAGAGCCCGGGAGCTGGAGACCACTTTCGGCTGCCGAGTGTCGGGGGCGGTCAGGCGGGAATTACTCAAGTGCAGGTCCGAGTCCGATGGGAACGGACCTTTCTCCTCGATGATGGACGCAAAGGAGATGCTGCACTGGCTTCATGAATCGCAGGAGGAGCAGCTGGTGAAGGACGCCATGGCCCACGTCCAGGAGATTGCTGTTCACCTGACCAGTGCGTTTGAAATGGGGGAGGCTTCCTTCTGCCTCAAGCACTGTCAGGACCTGCGGAAGATTTCCCTGCAGGTCGGGAAGAGGATATTCCTGGAGAACGACTCCATGCAGAAGTCAGGCACTCAAGCTGAGAG GTCCCTGAATGACCCTTTGCTTCCTTTCTGGATGGACCTTTGTTCCGTGTTTGACACAGACAGGAATCTGCTCTTTTTGGACATCAGTTAGAGCTTCCTCAGTTTCTCAGCAGTGAGGATTCTTTGTGAAAAAGTAGCCTCTGCTACCTCGAGTCTCCAGAAGGTGAT CCTCAAAAACATGTCCCCAGCGGATGCCTATCGGAACTTGTGCATCGCTTTTGGGGGTCAGGAGACCCTGACACATCTGACCCTTCAAGGCAATGACCAGGATGATATGCTCCCCCCACTGTGTGAGGTCTTGAGACACCCGAAATGTAACCTGCAATATCTGAG GCTGGCATCTTGTGCGGCCACCAGGCGGCAATGGACTGATCTCTCCTGCTGCCTCCACGTCAACCAGTCCCTCACACGCTTGAACCTCACAGCAAATGAGGTCCTGGATAAGGCGGCCAAGCAGCGGTACGTGACCCTGGGACACCCGAAGTGCTGCCTACAGAGGCTGTC GCTGGAAAACTGTCAACTGACAGAAGCCTCTTGCAAGGAGCTGTCTTCTGCTCTGACTGTCAACCAGCGGCTGACCCACCTGTGCTTGGCCAAAAACACTCTTGGAGATCGTGGGGTAAAACTTCTGTGTGAGGGTCTGAGTTACCCCGAATGTCAACTACAAACCCTGGT GCTATGGTGTTGCAACATAACTGGTGATGGCTGCAGTCACCTTTCAACGCTTGTCCAACAAAATTCAAACCTTACACACTTGGATCTGGGACTGAATCACATAGGAATTGTTGGACTGAAGTTCCTGTGTGAGGCTCTGAAGAAACTGCTGTGTAACCTAAGGAGTCTATG GTGGTGGGGATGTGCCCTCTCTCCATTCTGTTGCGCAGACCTCTCATCTGCCCTTAGAAGCAACCAGAACCTCATGACTCTGGACCCGGGCCAGAATTCCTTGGGGTATAACGGGGTAAAGATGCTATGTGATGCCTTGAAACATCAGAGATGCCCCCTGAAGACACTCAG ATTGAAGATAGATGAATCTGATGCTCAAGTCCAGAAGCTGCTGAAAGACACGAAGGAAAACAACCCACAACTGACTATTGAGAGTGACCGCAGAAATCCAAAAAATAACAGACCTTCttctcatgattttattttctga